TTGGTGCGCCACCCAGGGATCGAACCAGGGACCTGCCGATTAAGAGTCGGATGCTCTACCAGCTGAGCTAGTGGCGCAAGCACTATATAGAATAATAAACCTATCCGAATGATTTTTCAAGTAGAAAAGCAAAAATGTCATAACAAATAACTAATTTATCCATTAGTTTTATATGATATATTATCTTTCACGTTTTAGATATTTACCAAATGCCTCTGATGACAAAAAGGTCCAGCTTGAGAAAGCTAGACCCTTTTTGTCATCAGAGGAACAATTCCTCAAAATATATTTATTTAGGTTTTATCACTGACTCTACTGAAGAAGATATTGAAGCACTAGGCTTCTTTTCAGCCTTCTTCTTCTTTTTCTCCTTGTTCTTAGGACTCTTATCACCCATAGTAACTACCTCCAATCACTAATTGACTTAAGTATACTCTCTTACAGATATTACCGCCATTAGCCGTATACGCTATAAGAGTCGTGGACCGCTTAGAAAGCTTCCTAGTGGTCTCCTACACTACCCCACCCCATTTTTACTAGCTGAAGGAGCGTATTCCGACCACATACAGCCTAGCTTCAAATGCGTAACATTTATATAGCACTATAACTCACTTCACGTACTACGCCCAAGGAAATTATATCCATTAACTATGCATATTAATCAATTGTATATAATCGTTCGTTCATGTTACCACTCATTTCGAACGATAGCTAAGCGCATCTTCTCTCGAGTCTGTTCCACCGTATACACAACCGAAAGGAGATTCGGCTAACAAGCCGAGCCATTTTACGATGTTTTCGTTTTTTCTCGAACCATTTTCTTGACTCCACTTCTTAATTAGTTTTTATTCAAATTGTTCTATATAGAACTGTTGGGCATAAAACACATTATACATTTTCTATAAGGTAAAGAATAAAGACTTCTGAGGAATTTTAAAATTTAATTGATATAAGAAACTTAAAAGAACAGTCTTATATATACTATATAAGACTGTTCTCCTCCAAATAATAATATAATATTGCCTTCAAGAATTATAGAGAAAGATGGTAAGTATAATCTACCATGTGATTGAAACATTTTTGGCATATGATTAGTTCTAATTGGAACAAGTAAAATCATTTAACATTGAAATGGAGGGGTGATTATGTGTATTGAATTTCCGCTTGCAATTTCAATTAGCCGTCAATTAGGAAGTGGTGGTAGCGTTTTAGGAAAAAACCTCGCAAAGGAATTAAACTTTGTATTTCTTGATCGAGAAATTGTTCGTGCGGCAGCAGATAGACTTGGCATTCATGGTGAAGAATTAGAAGACAATGAAGAAAAAATCAATTCTGTTTGGAAATCGTTTTTACTCAACTTCCAATATACAGATTTATTTTATGCTCCAGTTCCAATTCCAATAGTACCAAATGATAGAGAGATATATGAGGTAGAAGCTGACATTATATTAAGGGCAGCAAAAGAGAAACCAGTTGTTATAGTGGGTAGAGGAGCTTCACACATTCTAAAAGATCATCCCAACCACGTTAGTATTTTTTTACACGCAAAAACTGCATTTCGCCAAAAGAGAAGTCAAGAAATTTATAATATTTCTGAAAGCAAAGCGTCAAAACTCATATACGAGACCGATATTACTCGCCAAAGGCATCTTCATAAGTTTACAGGTCAAGATATGTATGATTTGAGAAATTACAACCTTACTATAGATACTAGCATAGTTGGGCTTGACATAGCGGAAAAAATCATTATGCATTATATTCAGTTAAGATTTGGTGATAAGATTCGAGATTATAAATGAAAATATAAAAGAATGGGAACGATAGAACTAAAAGAGCGGATCTAACCTTCATTTACTAACCCGACTTACGGATTAAATGGGACTAATTATTATCATCAAATGAATTATTCTTAATTTGATGCCTTACTTAATGCATTTCGAACGGCCTGAAATATTCCGTCACTGGTCTCCGTAGCTCCCGAAACTACATCGACATTC
The sequence above is a segment of the Desulfosporosinus sp. Sb-LF genome. Coding sequences within it:
- a CDS encoding cytidylate kinase-like family protein; the protein is MCIEFPLAISISRQLGSGGSVLGKNLAKELNFVFLDREIVRAAADRLGIHGEELEDNEEKINSVWKSFLLNFQYTDLFYAPVPIPIVPNDREIYEVEADIILRAAKEKPVVIVGRGASHILKDHPNHVSIFLHAKTAFRQKRSQEIYNISESKASKLIYETDITRQRHLHKFTGQDMYDLRNYNLTIDTSIVGLDIAEKIIMHYIQLRFGDKIRDYK
- a CDS encoding FMN-binding protein, which gives rise to MFNVLPNEIIETQSTNVDVVSGATETSDGIFQAVRNALSKASN